The Equus asinus isolate D_3611 breed Donkey chromosome 15, EquAss-T2T_v2, whole genome shotgun sequence genome includes a window with the following:
- the DSTN gene encoding destrin, producing the protein MASGVQVADEVCRIFYDMKVRKCSTPEEIKKRKKAVIFCLSADKKCIIVEEGKEILVGDVGVTITDPFKHFVGMLPEKDCRYALYDASFETKESRKEELMFFLWAPELAPLKSKMIYASSKDAIKKKFQGIKHECQANGPEDLNRACIAEKLGGSLIVAFEGCPV; encoded by the exons GCCTCAGGAGTGCAAGTTGCTGATGAAGTATGTCGCATTTTTTATGACATGAAAGTTCGGAAGTGCTCCACACCcgaagaaatcaagaaaagaaagaaggctgttattttttgtctcagtgcagacaaaaagtGCATCATTGTAGAAGAAGGCAAAGAGATCTTGGTTGGAGATGTTGGTGTAACCATAACCGATCCTTTCAAGCATTTTGTGGGAATGCTTCCTGAAAAAGATTGTCGCTATGCTTTGTATGATGCAAGCTTTGAAACCAAGGAATCCAGAAAAGAGGAGTTGATGTTTTTTTTGTG GGCACCAGAACTAGCACctctgaaaagtaaaatgatCTATGCGAGCTCCAAGGATGCaatcaaaaagaaatttcaag GCATAAAACACGAATGTCAAGCAAATGGGCCAGAAGACCTCAATCGGGCTTGTATTGCTGAAAAGCTAGGTGGATCCTTAATTGTAGCCTTTGAAGGATGCCCTGTGTAG